A single Streptomyces sp. Edi2 DNA region contains:
- a CDS encoding phosphopantetheine-binding protein — translation MATGMASAVAVEKTGEGARAGLVAYVRPAAGAAAQADDLTDRLAAAVREALPAYMVPGRWIVMAEMPMHVNGKIDRGRLPEPGSADGTPTPGDAVPADGDENDPLTAVRAVVADLLQLPGVGPDENFLVLGGNSILAMQATARLRDRFGVELNPADLLFADSMAEFACLLAAQLAELPA, via the coding sequence ATGGCCACGGGTATGGCATCCGCCGTGGCGGTGGAGAAGACCGGGGAGGGCGCCAGGGCCGGCCTCGTGGCCTACGTGCGGCCCGCCGCTGGTGCCGCAGCACAGGCCGACGACCTGACCGACCGCCTCGCGGCCGCGGTCCGCGAGGCGCTGCCCGCGTACATGGTGCCCGGCCGCTGGATCGTCATGGCCGAGATGCCGATGCACGTCAACGGGAAGATCGACCGCGGCCGGCTGCCGGAGCCGGGATCCGCCGACGGGACCCCGACACCCGGCGACGCCGTCCCCGCGGACGGCGACGAGAACGACCCGCTCACGGCCGTACGCGCTGTCGTGGCGGACCTCCTCCAGCTCCCGGGCGTCGGCCCGGACGAAAACTTTCTGGTTCTCGGCGGCAACTCCATCCTGGCGATGCAGGCCACCGCACGGCTGCGCGACCGGTTCGGCGTCGAGCTCAATCCGGCGGACCTTCTCTTCGCCGACAGCATGGCGGAATTCGCCTGCCTGCTCGCCGCACAGCTCGCCGAGCTCCCCGCGTGA
- a CDS encoding xanthine dehydrogenase family protein subunit M: MREFGYQRVFDVPGAVALLGSDPGARALGGGTNLVDLMKAGVERPALLIDVRELPLDRIEAGDGGGLHIGATVTNSELAAHPEVRRHYPALAQAVLSGASGQLRNMATVGGNLLQRTRCGYFTDATKPCNKRDPGSGCPAIEGEHHNHAILGASAHCVAVHPSDMGVALAAFDAVVRYETADEPAELPLTEFYRPVGATPHLETALPPGALITGITLPPAPVAAVSRYRKVRERASYAFAIGSIAAALDVRDGVVREVRLAFGAVASRPWRAREAERVLTGGPASADAFAAAADAELSAARTLPHNGYKVTLMRNLVVAVLTELAEEAAR; encoded by the coding sequence ATGAGGGAGTTCGGTTATCAGCGCGTGTTCGACGTCCCTGGTGCGGTCGCCCTGCTCGGCTCCGATCCCGGGGCGCGCGCGCTCGGCGGCGGCACCAACCTCGTCGACCTGATGAAGGCCGGGGTGGAACGGCCCGCGCTGCTCATCGATGTACGGGAACTCCCCCTCGACCGGATCGAGGCCGGGGACGGCGGCGGTCTGCACATCGGCGCGACCGTCACCAACAGTGAGCTCGCCGCCCATCCCGAAGTGCGGCGCCACTACCCGGCGTTGGCGCAGGCCGTCCTGTCCGGTGCTTCGGGGCAGTTGCGCAACATGGCCACGGTCGGCGGGAATCTGCTCCAGCGCACCCGCTGCGGCTACTTCACCGACGCGACCAAGCCGTGCAACAAGCGGGACCCCGGCAGCGGCTGTCCCGCTATCGAGGGCGAACACCACAACCACGCGATCCTGGGCGCCTCCGCGCACTGCGTGGCCGTCCACCCGTCGGACATGGGAGTGGCCCTCGCCGCCTTCGATGCCGTGGTCCGGTACGAAACGGCGGACGAGCCTGCGGAGTTGCCGCTGACGGAGTTCTATCGTCCCGTAGGTGCGACCCCGCACCTGGAGACGGCGCTGCCGCCGGGCGCGCTGATCACCGGCATCACCCTGCCGCCGGCCCCCGTTGCCGCCGTCTCCCGTTACCGGAAGGTGCGCGAGCGCGCGTCGTACGCGTTTGCGATCGGCTCGATCGCCGCCGCCCTCGACGTCCGGGACGGAGTCGTCCGCGAGGTCCGCCTCGCCTTCGGGGCGGTGGCGTCCCGGCCGTGGCGGGCCCGGGAAGCCGAGCGGGTGCTGACCGGGGGACCGGCGAGCGCCGACGCCTTCGCCGCCGCCGCGGATGCCGAACTGTCGGCCGCCCGGACGCTGCCCCACAACGGATACAAGGTGACACTGATGCGCAACCTCGTCGTGGCCGTGCTGACCGAACTCGCCGAGGAGGCCGCCCGATGA
- a CDS encoding condensation domain-containing protein, with product MIPATDRRPDLRRRGAIEAPLPSSQRGLWFLHAADPNLSAYAVPLLLRFPRRVAVPVLRTALAALPARHEPLRTHYPLRDDEPVQRTLHRARHRFGWSTSPAFRRPRNGVDEHWPDIRPLSIRGNRTQ from the coding sequence GTGATCCCCGCCACCGACCGCCGCCCGGACCTGCGTCGGCGCGGCGCCATCGAGGCACCCCTGCCATCGTCGCAACGGGGCCTGTGGTTCTTGCACGCCGCCGACCCCAACCTCTCCGCCTACGCCGTACCGCTCCTCCTGCGCTTCCCGCGACGGGTCGCTGTGCCGGTCCTCCGCACCGCCCTGGCGGCTCTGCCGGCCCGGCACGAACCACTGCGCACCCACTACCCGCTGCGTGACGACGAACCGGTGCAGCGGACCCTGCACCGGGCCCGGCACCGCTTCGGGTGGTCGACCTCACCGGCGTTCCGCAGGCCGCGGAACGGGGTGGACGAGCACTGGCCGGACATCCGCCCGCTCAGCATCCGGGGGAACCGGACACAGTGA
- a CDS encoding LysR substrate-binding domain-containing protein: MELELRHLRVLCAIADAGSVGRAASDLGYSQPAMSTQLQRIEQYFGHPLFERNTSGVELTRYGTEVLAQARDVLARAAAIGRRPVADRTGTRRHLRLAATNSPVLAGMLIRLRSRLPDLALTLSSVYPSSEIVELLEHGEVDAAIAADYPGRELRHSAAVAHRGIVTEPSFVALPAGHRLRHCREVALADLADDTWFLTPDDGAGWPGVFYAACRAAGFTPAAVHEFLGDQQQLQNMIAEGIGISIVQATLRPIPGVLVRPLAGAPLWCRYVLAWRRKGLADELADTLFGSAAEAYRALIAQSPHFRTWASRTWSVARP, translated from the coding sequence ATGGAGCTGGAGCTTCGGCACCTCAGAGTGCTGTGTGCGATCGCCGATGCCGGGAGCGTGGGCCGGGCCGCCTCGGACCTGGGGTACTCGCAGCCGGCTATGAGCACCCAACTGCAGCGGATTGAGCAGTACTTCGGCCATCCGCTGTTCGAGCGGAACACCTCGGGCGTGGAGCTGACGCGGTACGGCACCGAGGTCCTGGCCCAGGCCCGTGACGTGCTGGCCCGCGCGGCCGCGATCGGGCGCCGGCCGGTCGCAGACCGTACGGGAACACGCCGGCACCTCCGCCTGGCCGCGACCAACTCGCCGGTCCTGGCCGGTATGCTCATCCGGCTCCGGAGCCGGCTGCCCGATCTCGCGCTCACGTTGAGCAGCGTGTATCCGTCCTCGGAGATCGTCGAGCTCCTGGAGCACGGCGAGGTGGACGCCGCGATCGCCGCGGACTATCCCGGACGTGAACTGCGGCACTCAGCAGCCGTGGCACACCGCGGGATCGTCACCGAGCCGTCCTTCGTCGCTCTGCCGGCCGGGCACCGGCTCCGGCACTGCCGGGAGGTGGCGCTCGCCGATCTGGCCGACGACACGTGGTTTCTGACTCCGGACGACGGGGCCGGCTGGCCGGGAGTGTTCTACGCGGCCTGCCGGGCGGCCGGGTTCACCCCGGCGGCGGTCCACGAATTCCTGGGCGACCAGCAGCAGTTGCAGAACATGATCGCCGAAGGCATCGGTATCTCCATCGTGCAAGCGACGCTCCGGCCGATCCCCGGTGTCCTCGTCAGGCCCCTGGCCGGCGCTCCCCTGTGGTGCCGCTATGTGCTGGCCTGGCGACGCAAGGGCCTGGCCGACGAGCTGGCGGACACCCTCTTCGGCTCCGCCGCCGAGGCCTACCGGGCCCTCATCGCACAGTCTCCACACTTCCGGACATGGGCCTCCCGGACCTGGAGCGTGGCCAGGCCATAG
- a CDS encoding PKD domain-containing protein, protein MPRRFAAATAVAVLLGQLLGGLPAAAQAGALPGSAFPLVLDVDLTPNPVCSGAVHGRVQVYDPAAARAGATVEWRVRAGEKQLAGGHLAMAAPVGTAEFSIPFDRVPAAETALQVDARIATSSGSHAHGRYGKVWRDTVRRGCDPVRVASVGDSVVWGQGLDHDQKFPYLTGQLLGRETGRGHQNMDYSISGAVLDAPDLPVGNDDAACLRTAEKQDPDGDGEMEFGEVTQQTPDVFCQLEKAGAQARAGGYGLDLVVINGCINDLDPFFGIGVGITPGSQHLPEAVKRECSGIGAAPENPAKNVPYFSGAKVGYGGRGMQAAIEKAHSLPGRPKVIVADFYYALSRSSSPIPVRTCSAPGVSGARLTSCRGALGRVAERYEQYTQLANAAYHQAAATANKASPDGPYAVAADGLFTVDNAVLAPDSKVWGTPVSDPAFPLRTRACPELSATPAQCLTAAVAHPDIEGARQYADAFLLNPQVREWFHLPRQGPRAQLDVPANAPVGSEVRMSVTVNGKPPAAGYRYHWYFGDGTQRETGEAAVTHVYDRKGPWLPRLVMTGQDGKKVLVEAPRALTAAD, encoded by the coding sequence GTGCCAAGGCGTTTCGCGGCGGCCACTGCGGTCGCCGTCCTCCTCGGCCAGCTCCTCGGCGGACTGCCCGCCGCGGCACAGGCCGGCGCCTTACCGGGTTCGGCGTTCCCCCTCGTCCTCGACGTGGACTTGACGCCGAATCCGGTGTGCAGCGGAGCCGTGCACGGCCGGGTGCAGGTCTACGACCCCGCCGCGGCGAGAGCCGGCGCCACCGTGGAGTGGCGCGTCCGCGCCGGTGAGAAGCAGCTGGCCGGCGGGCACCTCGCCATGGCTGCCCCGGTCGGCACGGCGGAGTTCAGCATCCCCTTCGACCGGGTGCCCGCAGCCGAGACCGCCTTGCAGGTCGACGCCCGCATCGCCACCTCGTCCGGGAGTCATGCCCACGGCCGCTACGGCAAGGTCTGGCGGGACACGGTGCGCCGGGGGTGCGATCCGGTGCGGGTGGCATCCGTCGGTGACTCCGTGGTCTGGGGACAGGGCCTGGACCATGACCAGAAGTTTCCTTATCTGACGGGTCAGTTGCTCGGCCGGGAGACCGGCCGGGGCCATCAGAACATGGACTACTCGATCTCCGGCGCGGTGCTCGACGCACCGGATCTGCCCGTGGGCAACGACGACGCGGCCTGTCTGCGCACGGCGGAGAAGCAGGACCCGGACGGCGACGGGGAGATGGAGTTCGGCGAGGTCACCCAGCAAACGCCGGATGTGTTCTGCCAGTTGGAGAAGGCGGGCGCGCAGGCGCGGGCGGGCGGCTACGGTCTCGATCTGGTCGTGATCAACGGCTGCATCAACGACCTCGATCCCTTCTTCGGTATAGGCGTCGGCATCACCCCCGGCTCACAGCATCTGCCCGAAGCAGTGAAGCGCGAGTGCTCCGGCATCGGCGCGGCGCCGGAGAACCCGGCCAAGAACGTCCCCTACTTCAGCGGCGCGAAGGTCGGATACGGCGGACGCGGGATGCAGGCGGCGATCGAGAAGGCCCATTCCCTGCCGGGGCGGCCGAAGGTGATCGTGGCCGATTTCTACTACGCGCTGAGCCGCAGCAGTTCTCCGATCCCGGTGCGGACCTGTTCGGCCCCGGGAGTCTCCGGGGCACGGCTGACTTCCTGCAGGGGAGCCCTCGGCAGGGTGGCCGAGCGCTACGAGCAGTACACACAACTGGCCAATGCCGCCTACCACCAAGCGGCGGCCACCGCCAACAAGGCGTCCCCGGACGGCCCGTACGCGGTCGCGGCCGACGGACTGTTTACCGTGGACAATGCCGTTCTCGCCCCTGACTCCAAGGTCTGGGGCACTCCGGTGAGCGACCCGGCGTTCCCGCTGCGCACGCGGGCCTGCCCCGAGCTCAGCGCGACTCCGGCGCAGTGTCTGACTGCGGCAGTCGCCCACCCCGACATCGAGGGCGCCCGGCAGTACGCCGATGCCTTTCTCCTCAACCCGCAGGTCCGCGAGTGGTTCCACCTCCCCCGGCAGGGTCCCCGGGCGCAGCTGGACGTCCCGGCGAACGCGCCCGTCGGCAGCGAGGTGCGCATGTCGGTGACGGTGAACGGCAAGCCGCCCGCCGCCGGGTACCGCTATCACTGGTACTTCGGCGACGGTACGCAGCGGGAGACGGGCGAAGCGGCCGTCACGCATGTCTACGACCGTAAGGGGCCCTGGCTGCCACGCCTCGTGATGACTGGTCAGGACGGTAAGAAGGTCCTGGTCGAGGCGCCCCGGGCCCTCACCGCGGCGGACTGA
- a CDS encoding cytochrome P450, with the protein MSIIPTSSVLAGVDLTDPRTHAERDVRPLFARLRRDEPVAWHEPPPGRDRGFWVLSRHADALRVSRDTARFSSARGNMLTTLLGDGDSAGNRMLVVSDAPRHTVLRTRMRRAFTAEARNEIGDHVRTTTRRLLAAAVLRGAAGEPVDAARDIAAHIPLGAICTMLDVPEADRPFVLAQAQLLLYFARLARTRAASPGRDALSLLADSGIDEERLSEDEVVLNCYSLILGGDETTRLAMIGGIRALAENPEQWRRLRDGEVGLSDAVEEVLRWTSPVLHLGRSLAEDIDLHRRSLAAGEVATVWIPSANHDEREFTEPDRFDVGRQPNRHLTFAHGPHFCLGARMAREELEILLGELRDQVAELRPAGPATPVYSAFVGGSAGLPILMLPA; encoded by the coding sequence GTGAGCATCATCCCGACCTCCTCCGTACTCGCCGGAGTCGACCTCACCGATCCGCGGACCCACGCGGAACGCGACGTGCGTCCCCTCTTTGCCCGGTTGCGGAGGGACGAACCCGTCGCCTGGCACGAGCCGCCCCCGGGACGTGACCGGGGATTCTGGGTGCTGAGCCGGCACGCGGACGCCCTGCGCGTGAGCCGGGACACCGCCCGGTTCTCCTCGGCGCGCGGCAACATGCTCACCACGCTGCTCGGCGACGGGGACTCGGCGGGCAACCGAATGCTGGTGGTCAGCGACGCGCCACGGCACACCGTCCTGCGCACCCGGATGCGCCGGGCGTTCACCGCCGAGGCACGGAACGAGATCGGCGACCACGTCCGCACCACCACCCGGCGGCTGCTGGCGGCGGCCGTCCTGCGTGGTGCGGCCGGTGAGCCCGTCGACGCCGCCCGTGACATCGCGGCGCACATCCCGCTCGGTGCGATCTGCACGATGCTCGACGTGCCGGAAGCCGACCGGCCGTTCGTGCTGGCTCAGGCCCAACTGCTGCTGTACTTCGCCAGACTCGCCCGCACCCGCGCTGCGAGCCCCGGCCGCGACGCGCTGTCCCTGCTGGCCGACAGTGGCATCGACGAGGAGCGGCTGAGCGAGGACGAGGTCGTCCTCAACTGCTACAGCCTCATCCTCGGCGGTGACGAGACCACCCGGCTCGCGATGATCGGCGGCATCCGGGCGCTGGCCGAAAACCCGGAACAGTGGCGCCGGCTGCGCGACGGTGAGGTCGGGCTCAGCGACGCGGTGGAGGAAGTGCTGCGCTGGACCAGCCCCGTTCTCCACCTCGGCCGCTCCCTGGCCGAGGACATCGACCTGCACAGACGGTCGCTGGCGGCGGGGGAGGTGGCGACCGTGTGGATCCCCTCCGCCAACCACGACGAACGGGAGTTCACCGAGCCGGACCGCTTCGACGTCGGGCGGCAGCCCAACCGGCACCTGACATTCGCCCACGGCCCGCACTTCTGCCTCGGCGCGCGGATGGCCCGCGAGGAACTGGAGATCCTGCTCGGCGAGCTGCGCGACCAGGTGGCGGAGCTGCGGCCGGCCGGACCGGCCACGCCGGTCTACTCCGCCTTCGTCGGCGGCTCCGCCGGCCTTCCCATACTGATGCTTCCTGCCTGA
- a CDS encoding TetR/AcrR family transcriptional regulator: MQQKKDAPLRSDAQRNRERILEVALEELTHSADAPLSSIAKKACVGQGTFYRHFPNRESLVLEVYRYEVQQVADTAAQLLETRTPDQALREWMDRLAQYAMAKAGLADAMRRATSKQNALAGLGHGPVTSAVTLLLQANEEAGTIRPGVTADDFVLAIAGLWQIDPHGDWQSRAGRLLDLVMDGLRAGAPGA, translated from the coding sequence GTGCAGCAGAAAAAGGACGCGCCCCTGCGCTCGGACGCGCAACGGAATCGCGAGCGCATCCTCGAAGTGGCACTGGAGGAGCTGACGCACTCGGCCGATGCCCCGCTGAGCTCCATCGCGAAGAAGGCATGTGTCGGACAGGGGACCTTCTACCGCCACTTCCCCAACCGCGAGTCACTGGTCCTGGAGGTCTACCGCTACGAGGTCCAGCAGGTCGCCGACACCGCGGCCCAATTGCTGGAGACCCGCACACCCGACCAGGCCCTGCGGGAGTGGATGGACCGCCTCGCCCAGTACGCCATGGCCAAGGCAGGCCTGGCCGACGCGATGCGCAGGGCCACCAGCAAGCAGAATGCCCTGGCCGGTTTGGGGCACGGCCCCGTCACCTCAGCGGTCACCCTCCTGCTGCAGGCGAACGAGGAGGCCGGGACCATCCGTCCGGGGGTGACCGCCGACGACTTCGTGCTCGCCATCGCCGGCCTCTGGCAGATCGACCCCCACGGCGACTGGCAGTCGCGCGCCGGACGCCTCCTGGACCTGGTCATGGACGGACTACGGGCCGGCGCTCCCGGCGCGTGA
- a CDS encoding AMP-binding protein: protein MISALVARRVREQPEECALRDTTGRSLTYAELWERAGWMAAALAEAGVAPGDLVALAVERSVELPVAALGVLRAGAAYVPLDPAVPEERLRTVVEDCAPRAVVRGPGTRWMPPAGPAVVALPDAAPASRPPAPARTDAGKPMFVGYTSGSTGRPKGVVISHRAVAS, encoded by the coding sequence GTGATCAGCGCCTTGGTCGCCCGCCGCGTGAGGGAACAGCCCGAGGAATGCGCGCTGCGCGACACCACCGGCAGGTCACTGACCTATGCCGAGCTGTGGGAACGTGCCGGCTGGATGGCCGCAGCGCTTGCGGAGGCCGGGGTGGCACCGGGAGACCTGGTCGCCCTCGCGGTGGAACGGTCCGTCGAACTGCCGGTCGCCGCGCTGGGAGTTCTGCGAGCGGGCGCCGCGTACGTACCGCTGGATCCAGCGGTACCCGAGGAGCGGCTGCGGACCGTGGTGGAGGACTGCGCGCCACGCGCCGTCGTCCGAGGGCCGGGCACCCGCTGGATGCCGCCGGCAGGCCCGGCAGTGGTGGCTCTGCCCGATGCGGCCCCAGCCTCTCGGCCGCCGGCTCCGGCCCGAACCGACGCCGGGAAACCGATGTTCGTCGGGTACACCTCCGGTTCCACCGGCCGCCCCAAGGGCGTGGTAATCAGCCATCGCGCGGTCGCCTCCTAG
- a CDS encoding xanthine dehydrogenase family protein molybdopterin-binding subunit, with the protein MTTTAESLAVTRASGTAHTRLEGRDKVTGAARYAGEIPFAELAHGWLVLSTVARGRIRSVESGPVLAMPGVLAVLHHGNAPRVNGDYTNAFGTAEPILQVFQHDRVPHVGWPVALVVAETSEQAREAAETLVVQYEEEPHDTAFFYGRPGVRTPDGSLGTPTETQKGDLAAELAASSVVVDAEYTTPEEHHSPLEPHAAMARWDSGRLEVVDSNQGSRFVSDELAKLFSLDPASVRVRSEHVGGAFGAKATRPHVVLAAMAATVLHRPVRVVLTRRQMFSVIGYRSPTVQRVRLGADADGRLRAFDHQALCLTSTVHEFVERSAQFGRVMYDADAHHTVDRVVPLDVPTPSWMRAPGKAPGSFALESALDELAEKCGMDPIALRARNEPEAGPLSGLPFSSRQLPACFQEGAARFGWADRDPRPGTRREGRWLLGTGTAAATFPSAAAPSTAAVTAEADGTFTVRITAADVGTGARTALALIAADALGVEPARIRMKIADSDFGPAMVAGGSMGTRSWGWAITAAVRELKEQLALGGAIPPQGITARADTSEAIAALAKKERHSYGAQFAEVAVDVTSGEVRVRRMLGIFAAGRIINPLTARSQFIGGMTWGLSMALHEEAVRDPESGGHVGADLAGYHFAAHADVPLIEADWVDDPDEDDPVGIKGIGEIGIVGAAAAIANAVWHATGIRHRNLPIRPDRVLLAGVGSGNSGTG; encoded by the coding sequence ATGACCACCACGGCCGAAAGCCTCGCGGTGACGCGGGCCTCGGGCACCGCCCACACCCGCCTGGAGGGCCGGGACAAGGTCACCGGGGCGGCACGCTACGCGGGTGAGATCCCCTTCGCCGAACTCGCCCACGGCTGGCTGGTGTTGTCCACCGTCGCCCGTGGCCGCATCCGCTCCGTGGAGTCCGGCCCCGTACTCGCCATGCCCGGTGTCCTCGCCGTCCTGCACCACGGCAACGCCCCGCGGGTCAACGGGGACTACACCAACGCCTTCGGGACGGCCGAGCCGATCCTTCAGGTCTTCCAGCACGACCGTGTGCCGCACGTCGGCTGGCCGGTCGCGCTGGTCGTCGCCGAAACCTCCGAGCAGGCCAGGGAAGCTGCCGAAACCCTGGTGGTCCAGTACGAGGAGGAGCCGCACGACACCGCCTTCTTCTACGGACGCCCCGGAGTACGCACACCGGATGGTTCCCTCGGGACGCCGACGGAGACACAGAAGGGCGACCTGGCGGCCGAACTCGCCGCGTCCTCCGTGGTCGTGGATGCGGAATACACCACACCGGAAGAGCACCACAGCCCGTTGGAACCGCATGCGGCGATGGCGCGCTGGGACAGCGGCCGGCTCGAAGTCGTCGACTCCAACCAGGGCAGCAGGTTCGTGTCGGACGAGCTTGCGAAGCTGTTCTCGCTCGACCCCGCCTCGGTACGGGTGCGGTCCGAGCACGTCGGCGGCGCCTTCGGAGCCAAGGCGACCCGTCCGCATGTGGTGCTCGCCGCCATGGCGGCAACCGTTCTCCACCGCCCGGTCCGGGTCGTACTGACCCGACGGCAGATGTTCTCCGTCATCGGCTACCGAAGCCCCACGGTGCAGCGGGTCAGACTCGGCGCCGACGCCGACGGACGGCTGCGCGCCTTCGACCACCAGGCGCTGTGCCTCACCTCGACCGTGCATGAATTCGTCGAGCGGAGCGCGCAGTTCGGCCGGGTGATGTACGACGCGGACGCGCACCACACCGTCGACCGCGTCGTCCCGCTCGATGTGCCCACACCGAGCTGGATGCGTGCGCCGGGCAAGGCCCCGGGCTCCTTCGCTCTGGAGTCCGCGCTCGACGAGCTCGCCGAGAAGTGCGGTATGGACCCGATCGCGTTGCGGGCACGCAATGAACCGGAAGCGGGACCGCTCTCCGGTCTGCCGTTCAGCAGCCGTCAACTGCCCGCCTGCTTCCAGGAGGGCGCCGCTCGCTTCGGCTGGGCGGACCGGGACCCGCGTCCCGGCACCCGCCGGGAAGGACGCTGGCTGCTGGGCACCGGCACGGCTGCGGCCACCTTCCCCTCGGCGGCCGCCCCGTCCACGGCGGCCGTGACGGCCGAGGCGGACGGCACGTTCACCGTACGGATCACCGCGGCGGACGTCGGGACCGGCGCACGGACCGCGCTGGCCCTGATCGCCGCGGACGCACTGGGGGTGGAACCGGCGCGCATCCGTATGAAGATCGCGGACAGCGACTTCGGCCCCGCGATGGTCGCCGGCGGCTCGATGGGCACCCGCTCCTGGGGCTGGGCGATTACGGCCGCGGTGCGTGAGCTGAAGGAACAGCTGGCGCTGGGCGGGGCCATCCCGCCGCAAGGGATCACGGCACGTGCGGACACCAGCGAGGCCATCGCCGCGCTGGCGAAGAAGGAACGGCACTCCTACGGGGCGCAGTTCGCCGAAGTCGCGGTGGATGTCACCAGCGGTGAGGTACGCGTTCGACGGATGCTCGGCATCTTCGCCGCGGGCCGGATCATCAACCCGCTGACCGCCCGCAGCCAATTCATCGGCGGTATGACCTGGGGCCTTTCCATGGCGCTGCACGAGGAGGCGGTCAGGGATCCGGAGTCGGGCGGCCATGTCGGCGCCGACCTCGCCGGCTACCACTTCGCCGCGCACGCCGATGTACCGCTCATCGAAGCGGACTGGGTGGACGACCCGGACGAAGACGACCCGGTGGGGATCAAGGGCATCGGCGAGATCGGGATCGTGGGAGCCGCGGCGGCCATCGCCAACGCGGTCTGGCACGCGACCGGTATACGTCACCGGAACCTGCCGATCCGTCCGGACCGTGTCCTGCTGGCGGGAGTCGGGAGCGGTAACAGCGGAACCGGCTGA
- a CDS encoding 2Fe-2S iron-sulfur cluster-binding protein, whose translation MALSTSSAITLNINGEKHTLPVDHRTTLLDALREHLDLTGTKKGCDHGQCGACTVLLDGRRAVACLQLAVAAEGRGITTIEGVAEGERLHPVQQAFLDLDGYQCGYCTPGQICSAIAVIEEHAAGWPSAVSADVRPEAGVPPLTADEIRERMSGNLCRCGAYVSIVQAVAQAAQAGAAPSPPGPRQEIGPSTAAGTDGAEVTA comes from the coding sequence ATGGCCCTATCGACGTCCAGCGCCATCACCCTGAACATCAACGGCGAGAAACACACGCTGCCCGTCGACCACCGCACCACCCTGCTCGACGCGCTGCGCGAGCACCTGGATCTGACCGGTACCAAAAAGGGCTGTGACCACGGCCAGTGCGGGGCTTGTACGGTGCTGCTCGACGGACGCCGGGCCGTCGCGTGCCTGCAGCTCGCGGTGGCCGCCGAGGGGCGCGGGATCACCACCATCGAGGGCGTGGCGGAGGGCGAGCGGCTGCATCCGGTGCAGCAGGCGTTCCTCGACCTGGACGGCTACCAGTGCGGCTACTGCACACCGGGCCAGATCTGCTCGGCGATCGCGGTGATCGAGGAGCATGCGGCGGGCTGGCCGAGCGCCGTGAGCGCGGACGTACGGCCCGAGGCGGGCGTGCCGCCGCTCACCGCCGATGAGATCCGGGAGCGGATGAGCGGGAATCTGTGCCGCTGTGGCGCCTATGTATCGATCGTGCAGGCGGTCGCGCAGGCGGCGCAGGCCGGTGCGGCGCCGTCCCCTCCCGGACCGCGGCAGGAAATCGGCCCCTCCACGGCTGCCGGCACGGACGGCGCGGAGGTGACGGCATGA